The DNA window GAAACAGACGACATGTATGTCATGCCAGGAACCCCGTTGATAGCGCGTTCCAGTGGTGTAGACACTGCCTTGGCAGATACTTCTGCGTTAGCACCGGTATACTTGGCTGTTACCGTAACTGAAGGAGGTACGATATCGGGAAACTGGGTGACCGGCAGCGTGAATAGCGCCAGCAGGCCTACCAGTGTGATAATAAGCGATATGACCAGTGACAGCACCGGTCTTTTTATGAATGTTTCAAACATTGATCTCGTTTTCTGCTATAAGCGTGATTATAATATCAGTAAACTGTCCATGGGCACGGTCCGTGGTGCTATCTGCACACCATCGCGAATATTGCGTACTCCTTCACATACGATGCGTTCTCCGGGTTGCAGGCCGGATTTCACAATGTAGAAATGGGAGAAACGGGCCTTGGGAACGAAGTTTCTCATCTTCACCTTATTGGATGCATCTACCACAAAAACATAGTTTTTGTCCTGCATTTCGAAGACAGCTTTCTGCGGAATGATGATAGCGCTGTCCATTTCGCTGGTGAGCCGCACCTTGCCGCTGGCGCCGTGTTTGAGCAGTTTGGCAGGATTGGCGAAGCGGGCGCGGAAAGCGATGGAACCGGTGTTTTCTTCAAACTCGCTTTCCATGGTTTCTATCTGCCCTGTCTGATTATAATCACTACCATCGGCGAGTACGAGATGTACCTGGCGGTAGCTGTTGTCTCCTTTAGCAATCGCTTTACTGTATTGGAGATATTCTGTTTCTGATACGTTGAAGTAAGCATATACTTCGCGGGTGTCTGACACGGTGGTCAGCAGGGTTCCTTCACTGATAAGGCTTCCGGTTTTCAGTGGTATACGGTCGATGATGCCGTCAAAAGGAGCTCTGATACTGGTGTAAGAGAGATGCATGGCAGCGTTGCTTTCTGCGGAACGGGCTTCATCAATTTTGGCCTGTGCGGCGGAGAGGCGGGCGGTAGCCACTTCCAGCTCGGAGGCAGCCACTACTTTTTTCTCTACCAGCATTTTCACACGCTCCAGTTCCAGCGAGGCTGATTTGGCTTCTGCCACCATATTGCTCAGCACTGCTTTGGCTTTGGCCAGCTCGGAACGGTATTCCGCATCGTTGATGCCAAACAGCAGTTGTCCTTTTTTGACCTCCTGTCCTTCATCTACATATACTTTATCCAGGAATCCGTTTACGCGGGCGCG is part of the Chitinophaga flava genome and encodes:
- a CDS encoding efflux RND transporter periplasmic adaptor subunit, translating into MRQNTGIYASLLTLFVAGCVTKGESTQNEELKSLPVTSLVAKDTLLHRTYVTDIQAVQNVEIRARVNGFLDKVYVDEGQEVKKGQLLFGINDAEYRSELAKAKAVLSNMVAEAKSASLELERVKMLVEKKVVAASELEVATARLSAAQAKIDEARSAESNAAMHLSYTSIRAPFDGIIDRIPLKTGSLISEGTLLTTVSDTREVYAYFNVSETEYLQYSKAIAKGDNSYRQVHLVLADGSDYNQTGQIETMESEFEENTGSIAFRARFANPAKLLKHGASGKVRLTSEMDSAIIIPQKAVFEMQDKNYVFVVDASNKVKMRNFVPKARFSHFYIVKSGLQPGERIVCEGVRNIRDGVQIAPRTVPMDSLLIL